AACTTTAGTCATAGTGGCCTATTATCCATCACAtcttttctctcttaaagggatattccagaaaaaaaatgtttgtttgttttttctttcaaatcaactggtgttagaaagttgcagagatttgtaatttttttctataaaaaaaaatctccagtattccagtacttatcagctgctgtatgttccgctggaggtggtgtattctttccagtgtgacacagtgctctctgctgccacctctgtccatgtcaggaactgtccagagcaggagaggttttctatggggatttgctgccgctctggacagttcctgactgtaaggctggaaataatacaccacttcctgaaggacatacagcagctgataagtactggaagactgaagattattatttttttttatagaagtaaattgcaaatctccggcactttctggcatctgttgatttgaaacattttttgctggataattcCTTCAAGGGCTTTTTACACAGGACCAGACAAAAGCCACATCCTTGCCTGATCGTGCTTTTACAATCTGCTTACAAAATGCATGGTTATCAGACGCACATGGTTCTGTGTAAcgggatgtgcagctgataatgatagaggaaaactgacagcacagatatgtatatatttggttctaggatatgtatatatctgtgctgtcagcttccagatcacaagcagcagtgtatacttaccatcagcactGCTTCTGATCTGGCATCCGGCTCTCCCATCCTCCGGAGGCGGGCTGTATCGTcaggctgccgcctcctcctccagaatgattgacagccagaggagacgGGGCCTGAAGATATAGGATGAGAGAGTTTGTATTTTTAGGCCTCACATTATTCTAATTTAAAGGGCTCATGCATGGAACTTGGCCAGCATTGGACGTATCCACCTTTAACACCTCCTTggttccccctcccatccctgagcCCCAACTACCCAAAAGTGCTTTTAGGATTAACAATATCCCTGTTTGAAACAGAACAAAAGGCATCAGACATACAGTATAGGACACCAGTATTAGAGGGTCTACTAGATGATCTTAGTCTTATATtggtccagtatacagctagtacaGCCAACAAAGAGGCCTGGGGGTCttagatgcatccatgcatgctccccctgctggcctgggggtcttagatgcatccatgtgtggtgtcccactgttagtgTTCTATGCACCTGTTGTAAAGCTCTCTCTCTGGTTAAGTGGTGAATGAGGTATTCTAAGGTTtttagtgttttatatatttgtatgttcttatatacacaggagaggaaggtcatgtgttcatgtatgttataccatgtgttttgtgctgaccaataggaggtgctctctctctctcaaaccTATCCTATCTGACACAGGctatacacaagtacaagtaacacttcactattaaagatatctccaggttccggcagagtacatagctacactgggttaaggctcctctggcaaactcctctcctctacaagaaccgctacaactacctctctattGCTGCTCTCACACACCTCCTCCAACTAAGGTTTAGCAGTCAAGTGTGTGTCAAGATTTATCTACTTGTGAAAATGTGTATTGTTGCATTAAAAAGCCTTATAGTAAAGCTCTATCATCTTCtttcagcaccagcacctatacacactagccgcacacctttgGTCATTGTTTCCCTTTCtgggggtggcggtaccgacagtccgggtgggtcagttgccactcaggactgccatgacaagagcccaagggacccatcacaacccagcaggtcactgaccattcggggaacacagccagccatacaacaagcaggtactaacatcacacctgtgtgctggactagcactggcatcacaacactaACACCTCCGGCTGAGCTTACACAAACATCAGAACAACCACCACACATGCATGCCCCCCCAGCTGGCCTTGGGGTCTCATggccgcattcacatgttctgtgttctGCACGAAACACAGACGTGAAATGCatgtaacagacttctcccccgcccggtgataagatgctgggagcgggagaaccagggccgcttctgccatgcggcggaatgagtattccgcctcaggcggcacattctggggtccctttaggggcggcaacttctgccctgtcatctgactcccgccgcccgctcaggtgtccccctttccgcatccctagaagctgcagctctgcagcttctagggatgcactgccgtcAGACTCGTGGCCCAGGAGAggacgcccccactcacactataatcctctcccctgtacggcatccgctgggtgacaggcccctcccccaggccaggtcacaatgctgtacaacagagagcgtgtatggcgctgtgacctggcctgggggaggggcctgtgtggcgtcttctcctgtcaccgagggaaaggagaagcggtggatcccggtccggatggtgaggaggggagcaggtgggggccctcaggttttgccgggactgtcctgattctgacgagacagccccggcaaaaccatgtcccgggaagctccgccccctgccgcgggaagccccgccccctgccgagcgcgagtgatgtcacccatgcagagcgggagaggagtccctggaagaatagagggtccatactggtgaggtgagtatggctttttttgttttaaatacagatgaaggggctagtggtatgatgatgaaggcacaggaggaggatgaagggagaagtagtatgatgatggaagggcagaaggatgagaggggtagtagtatgatgatgaaagggcagaaggatgagaggggtagtagtatgatgatgaaagggcagaaggatgagaggggtagtagtatgatgatgaaagggcagaaggatgagaggggtagtagtatgatgatggaagggcaggaggatgagaggggtagtagtatgatgatgaaagggcagaaggatgagaggggtagtagtatgatgatgaaagggcagaaggatgagaggggtagtagtatgatgatgaaagggcagaaggatgagaggggtagtagtatgatgatgaaagggcagaaggatgagaggggtagtagtatgatgatgaaagggcagaaggatgagaggggtagtagtatgatgatgaaagggcagaaggatgagaggggtagtagtagtatgatggaagggcaggaggatgagaggggtagtagtatgatgatggaagggcaggaggatgagaggggtagtagtatgatgatggaagggcaggaggatgagaggggtagtagtatgatgatggaagggcaggaggatgagaggggttatactatgatgatggaagggcaggaggatgaggggggttatactatgatgatggaagggcaggaggatgagaggggtagtactatgatgatggaagggcaggaggatgataaagtgggtcgtagtatgatgatggagggtctggaggataaaggtgggggtagtagtatgatgatagggcaggaggatgaaggggggaggaggatgaaggggggagtagtatgatggtggagggggaaggaggatgaaggggggagtagtatgatgatatgggtaaggtggtctctgaggctaacagtattattgagtgtctgaagctggcagtattaggccgtctgaggcctatactatttgggggtctctaacacttggctccccatatgtcaccaccattaagactggcacttatacatgctcctctgcagccgccgctgcagtatcatgttacttcttcgagcggagagcggcggctgcggaggagcgcacgctctcccatagatgggctatgggacagtgagacaggcgggatcctgcggcggagagttccaccgcggaattccacctgttttactcagtgtgaacatacccttagtgtatgcacttctgttatatagttctgtatgcactgttggtatgtagttatatatgcaatgttcactgctggtatatagttgtgtttgcgggggaaggggcgcagtttcaattttcgcctcaggcagcatagaacctagaatcggccctggggaGAACTGTATGCATGTGAGCCGCGCTGTAGTGACAGCGCAGCGCGTCGGATTCATTACAGCACGGAGCATATGAATACAATACAATGCAGCCTaagatgcatccatgcatgctccccctgctggcctggGAGGCTCAAATGCATTCACCCCCTGCTGGTCTGGGAGTCTTAGATGCATCCAtccatgcatgcatgcatgcacccTTGCTGGCCTAGGAGTCTTAGATGCATCCATCCATGCATGCATGCACCCCCTGCTGGCCTGGGAGTCTTACATgtatccatgcatgctccccctgctggcctggAAGGCTCAGATGCATCCATGCATCCTCTCCCTGCTGGCCGGGGAGTCTTAGATGCATCCGTGTATGCTCCCCCCTGCTGGCCTTGGAGTCTTAGATGCATCcgtgcatgctccccctgctggtctgGGAGTGTTAGATGCATCAGTGCATGCTCCCTCCTGCTGGCCTGGGAGTCTaagatgcatccatgcatgctccccctgctggcctggGAGTCTTAGATGCATCCATGCATTCTCCCCCTGCTGGACTATGAGTCTTAGATggatccatgcatgctccccctacTGGCCTCAGGGTCttagatgcatccatgcatgccccCCCTGCTGGCCTGGGAGTCttagatgcatccatgcatgctccccctgttggcctgggagtcttagatgcatccatgcatgctccccctgctggcaagGGAGGCTccgatgcatccatgcatgctccccctgctggcaagGGAGGCTccgatgcatccatgcatgctccccctgcttgattaggagtctaatggtgcgtttacacaggcagatttatctgacagattttggaggccaaaccccagaatggatttggaaaagggagtctttcctttatgacccgttccctgtttatggtctgttcctggctttggcttcaaaaatctgacagataaatctgcctgtgtaaacgcaccatgtatccatgcatgcttcccctgctggccTCGGGGTCTTAGaagcatccatgcatgctccgcCATGCTGGCCTGGGAGTCTTAGATGCATCCGTGCATGCTCCCCCCTACTGGCCTCAGGGTCttagatgcatccatgcatgctccccctgctggcctaggagtcttagggccctattccaacggaAGATTATcggtcagattatcgttaaatcgttcgaatctaaacgataattgttcggttgaaatgcagttaatgattaacgaccgaacgagaaatcgttgatcactttataagacctggacctatttttatcgttgctcgttcgcaaatcgttcgcattgaataagaggtcgttcggtcgttcgcagtagataaggACGCAATAGCGAAGAGATAGCagagaaaaaacgattgcaaatacgattATGAGTAACGATTATctctccatggaaatgagtgatcgttttcaggtctttcgcaatagcggtcgtttgagatcgttaatcgttaacgattaggcgaacgataatcgtccggtgaaatagggcccttagatgcaTTCATGCAcgctcccactgctggataaggagtcttagatgcatccatgcatgctcctcCTGCTAGCCTGGGAGTCTTATATGCAGcaatgcatgctccccctgctagCCTGGGAGTCTTATATGCAGcaatgcatgctccccctgctggcctggGAGTCATAGATGCATCCATGCacgctccccctgctggcctggGAGTCCTAGatacatccatgcatgctccccctgctggcctggGAGTCatagatgcatccatgcatgctccccctgctagCCTGGGAGTCTTATATGCAGcaatgcatgctccccctgctggcctggGAGTCCTAGatacatccatgcatgctccccctgctagCCTGGGAGTCatagatgcatccatgcatgctccccctgctggcctgAGGGTTTTCAGGTGCActagcccccctcccctcagtcgTGTCGGGTCTCCTGATAAAATGCTGTAATCTCCCATTGCCTATAATGGGGTCCGTTACTCAATCCAGCATTTGGATACTGAAAAATACTCAACAGGAATAACAAACATTATAGTATTTCAGTTCTCGCTCACATACATGTTGTATTCTCCATCCGGCTGTACGGCCAATGGTATTTCCATAGCGTTGGACGGGTGTGGGGCTTATTCCATTGCAGCTATATACAGTTACAGTATAATTTGGGGACAATACATTCTATTCTAATCTCAGCCTAGAACATACAATGAATTAGCGGCAGCCGGAATATTTTCCCCGTCTGACTGTCAATGAgactggagagagagagcggCGGGAGCGTCACGCCATGAAATCGCCGCCTGAGCCTAAATTGTAGAATTAAACCTGATAAATAATCCTGCTCATGGCTTACATGCAGTCTCTAAGCTCtcggggaagggagggggggggggggctgtttctgTGTATCTGTGAGTAAAGTGATGTCACCCTGCAAGTGAGCAAAGCACTCGATGGGCTTCTTACCCAGAGACCAATAGGAAAGAAGCCACCGGCGGAGGCTGGGCCAGGCTCGTAAATGGATGAGTGGAGTAACGGCCACAATACTACGCCGGCCAACGAGATTTCCATTGGATGGGTTCATGAAGGAACCATTTTAGATGACGAAACGAGGACTTTCATTTTATGAGCTTCTCGAAATGTGACGGAACATCAATCTACCTAGAACAAGCTATATCCTCACCCAGTATACATGGTataaacaggggtagggaaccttggctctccggctgttgcaaaactacaactcccatcatgcctggacagccgaaggctgtccaggcatgatgggagttgtagttttgcaacagccggagagccaaggttccctaagaCGCCTCTCCTAGTCTAGAAGGGATGCATCCATTCTCTAGATACATTGCAGACATATTGATCCTGTTGATCCCAGCCCTGCCTCCTGCATGTCACCATATGGCACCGACAAACCCCTCTATTTGTAATTAACAAGGAACAAATCCCTATTTCCTGCTTAATATTAGCAGCCAGCCTTGCACTTATTTGCTAGCAGcgattcatcccccccccccccctatttttctTCCCCCCCGGCaagatccctcctcctcctcctcctcctcctcctcctcttctctcctcctttcCTTTCCTCATCTGGTCCTGCCAGCCCAAATCCCAGCAGCTGGACTCCCCCATTGCCCGGGCTGGATGAAGCTTTTGTGAGGTTTGTTCTAGATCGGGGGGGAGCTAGGACTGGACTGGATTGCGGTCACCCCGGCCGCTCCCGCAAGGTCAGGGTAAGGCGCTGTCCGCCCGAGCGCGGTGCTGAAGCTATAGAGAAGAAGAAGGCTGCACAGCCAGCTTCCTCCCCCGGCCATAGCATTGTGTAGCCTCCTCCATCTCTGCCTTCCATGCTCTTCTTCTCCCTCCCATGAGAAGCCAGTGAAGAgcaatggaggaagagctgaaaTGCCCGGTGTGTGGCTCCTTCTTTCGGGAGCCCCTGATCCTGCcttgttcccacaacatctgccTGCCCTGTGCCCGCACCATCGTAGTGCAGACCCCAGAGAGCGAGCACCTACCTCACGCGGCTCGCCCCATGCTGCTGATGGGGGCAGATTACGACTACCCGGACCACCTGGATAAGATGAGCCTGCACAGCGAGACGGACAGCGGCTATGGCTCCTACACTCCGAGCCTCAAGTCCCCCAATGGGGTGCGGGTGCTCCCTCCGGCTCCGGCCCCGTCCCTGGCTGCGGCTGCCGGGGCATCTTCCCGggggctgcacggcagcatctgcagctcttcctccatcacctgcccccagtgTCACCGCAGCGCCTCCCTGGATGAGCGGGGGCTCCGGGGCTTTCAGCGCAACCGCCTGCTGGAGACCATAGTGCAGAGATACCAGCAGGAGCGGGGAGCAGCGCAGGAGGCGCAGGAGGGGGAGAACCCTGAAACCTCTGCTGCCAATGCTGCCCGCTGCCAGCTGTGTGATACCAACCCCTCCGAGGCCGCAGTCATGTGCGAGCAGTGTGATGTCCTCTACTGCTCCTCTTGTCAGAAGAAATGTCACCCCACCAGAGGACCCTTTGCCAAGCACAGGCTGGTGCCACCCTCCCAGTTAGCTCCAGCCACTGGTGCCAGTCACAAACCGGGGCCGCCCAGCCGCAAGTTCCCCACCTGTGCCGACCATGAACTGGAGAACTACAGCATGTACTGCCTGAACTGCCGCACCCCGGTGTGCTACCAGTGCCTGCAGGAGGGCAAGCATGCCAAGCACGAGATGAAGGCGCTGGGCATCATGTGGAAGCAGCACAAGGTGGGAGAGATGGAAACTTTACTGTTATTAAGTGGAAAGTTCAGGTTTAGTCCTGTTTTACACTTGTTCCCTTTTATAAACCAGGTGGGCtgcactccagagcaggggggctgcactccagagcagggggctgcactccagagcaggggggtgcactccagagcaggggggttcactccagagcagggggctgcactccagagcagggggctgcactccagagcaggggggtgcactccagagcagggggtgcactccagagcaggggggtgcactccagagcaggggggtgcactccagagcagggggctgcactccagagcaggggggtgcactccagagcaggggggtgcactccagagcagggggtgcactccagagcagggggctgcactccagagcaggggggtGCACTCCCGAGCAGGGGGGTTcactccagagcaggggggtgcactccagagcaggggggtgcactccagagcagggggtgcactccagagcaggggggtgcactccagagcaggggggtGCACTCCAGAGCATGGGGCtgcactccagagcagggggctgcactccagagcaggggggtgcactccagagcagggggctgcactccagagcaggggggtgcactccagagcagggggTGCACTCCAGAACAGGGGGGtgcactccagagcagggggtgcactccagagcagggggtgcactccagagcaggggggctgcactccagagcagggggggggctgcactccagagcaggggggctgcactccagagcaggggggctgcactccagagcaggggggtgcactccagagcaggggggggggtgcactccagagcaggggggtgcactccagagcagggggctgcactccagagcaggggggtgcactccagagcaggggggtgcactccagagcaggggggtgcactccagagcaggggggtgcactccagagcaggggggtgcactccagagcaggggggctgcactccagagcaggggggctgcactccagagcagggggctgcactccagagcaggggggtgcactccagagcaggggggtgcactccagagcaggggggctgcactccagagcaggggggtgcactccagagcaggggggtgcactccagagcaggggggtgcactccagagcaggggggctgcactccagagcaggggggtgcactccagagcaggggggtgcactccagagcaggggggtgcactccagagcagggggtgcactccagagcaggggggtgcactccagagcagggggggtgcactccagagcaggggggctgcactccagagcaggggggtgcactccagagcagggggtgcactccagagcaggggggtgcactccagagcagggggggtgcactccagagcaggggggctgcactccagagcaggggggctgcactccagagcagggggctgcactccagagcaggggggtgcactccagagcaggggggtgcactccagagcaggggggctgcactccagagcaggggggtgcactccagagcaggggggctgcactccagagcaggggggtgcactccagagcaggggggtgcactccagagcaggggggtgcactccagagcagggggtgcactccagagcaggggggtgcactccagagcagggggggtgcactccagagcaggggggctgcactccagagcaggggggtgcactccagagcagaggggtgcactccagagcaggggggctgcactccagagcagggggctgcactccagagcaggggggtgcactccagagcaggggggctgcactccagagcaggggggtgcactccagagcagggggCACCAGGATTACAGGTTGCAGTGACGTTTTATTGCATGTCCAAGTACACAACTGACGCATTTCAGTAAGCGCTTGCCGAAGCGTGCGCTGTCTGTATTTTTTATCTGCTCTGGACGTGCACGAAAACTTCACTGTAACTTGTAacactggtgagtgccgagagttcttatatacttattttttttaacaataacagtcttaggctacgttcacacatagtttCCGTCTGTCTTTCgggtgggttgaaaacacagatcTTTCCATTTAAATTTTTTCGGTCTACACAGATTATCAGACGCAAAGCgaaaattacgcagttgcgtacagatTGCGCACATTTGGGTCTTGAgctacgcacatgcatacagattatcagatgcaaagcGTAAATAACGTGGctgcgtacgttttggtctatgtacatgcatacagattatcaagcgcaaagcgtaaattacacagtCGCCTACGTTTGgaagttcgaatatgtttgaaaatgatcgttatatcCATTCTGGTAATGggacaaattgtttgtgatcggccaACAccaacaattagcatcatgttcatacaaacatacaaacatttacgaacatgttcgctcatcactatgtgtgaacgcagcctgagaaGTTTCTTACATTTTAATTTACACTCACACTTacgaaaatattttttaaaaataaaaatttgtagtTTTCTGCTACatgaaataaaattattttgtttAGTCACTTGACAGCAGTTTGATATTGATCACTGAGAGTGAAGATATTTGAGTGCCAGGAGGGGGTCCAGGACAATGAGTTGTAGACACCAGGGACTGCACTGGTCTGTGGGTAGTGTGCATGCTGTGGTTACATGGCTTTGCCTGCATGAAATCCATTGAGTAATGATGCTGGCTGCAATATTGCAAGATCAACAAAAAATTCCTGGTATAATTGCAATTGCCATGACTGCTTTCTGTGCTCTTATGCAATCCATTACCAAATGGGTGACATGTATGAGCGTATAAAGTATAACtccagattgtgtgtgtgtgtgtatgtgtgtgtgtatatgtatgtatgtgtgtgtgtgtgtgtgtgtgtgtgtatgtatgtgtgtgtgtatgtatgtatgtatgtgtgtatgtatgtacgtatgtatgtgtgtgtgtgtatctatgtatgtgtgtatgtatgtgtgtatgtatgtgtgtgtgtatgtatatgtatgtatgtatgtgtttgtatctatgtatgtgtgtatgtatgtgtgtgtgtatgtatatgtatgtatgtgtgtacagtatgtgtgtatgtatgtatgtatgtatgtgtgtgtatctatgtatctatgtatgtatgtgtgtatgtatgtatgtgtgtgtatgtatgtatgcatgtgtgtgtatgtatatatgtatgtatgtatatatgtatgtatatatgtatgtatgtgtgtgtgtgtatgtatgtgtctgtatgtatgtatgtatgtatgcatgtatgtgtgtgtggctgtatatatatgtatgtgtgtgtatatatgtatgtgtatgtatgtatatgtgtgtgtgtatgtatctatctatctatctgtgtgcatgtgtgtgtatgtatgtatgtgtgtgtatgtatatctatctatctctgtgtgtgtgtgtgtgtgtgtgactgtatgtatatctACACTGATCAGCAATAAAAACGAAACAACTGTATAGTGACTACCAATTATTACTCTATGATAAGGGTGGCAGATACCAATGAAGCTGAGGCTCTCTGTACGGAtgttgtcccattctatctgagTATTATGTACTGTGTGCAGCTACTTTGCTCTTTGTAGCAGTGTACTATACAAAGTATGGCCCTAAGACAGAGTAGTGCCTGATACAAAGGTATCGTCAACAATTTAACAATCGAAACCGGAAAAATTGTCAAGACGTCTTGGTCAGAACATCTCTAAATCGCATGGTTTGTGGGGTGGATCCAGTATCCTGTGGTTAGTACTTACCCAAGGAAAGACGGACCAAGAACCAACGTCCACAGCTGTTGTCACCTATGGCTCCTTGATTAATGTAtagtgcagggggagggaaccttggctctccagctgttgcaaaactacaactcccatcatgctatagctaaagctttggctgtctaaggcatgatgggagttgtagttttgcaacagctgtagagccaaggtGCTTTTCCCCTGGTATAAAGGGAAGGTAAACCCCTTGGGTCTGATCCCACAGGAGGGCTACTAGAGCACAAATTGCTAAATAAGTTAATGCTGGCAATCATAGAAAGAACACACAATGCATTATAGTCTGGCTGCATATGGAGCCGTGTGGCAGCAGATCTGTCAGAGGTTCCATGCTGACCATTTTACACTGCCGAAAGTGGCTACAATAGGTGCAGGAGCATTAAAACGGGACCACAGGAGGCCTGACCtgatacatacaatatatatgtatatatactgttacTATGAGCATGTGTGTGCAGTGCTGGAGCACAGCTCTCTCTCAGccatggactacacagggggacgGGCCCTGAATCTTctgtgctgtgatgagctccccctggaGGCCCGGAAGCTGCAGTTCCGTCCCTGCTGTACAAGTGGTCCAGGAACTGCTGTGGGAGATCATTACAGTCTCCAgactgtacaatatataataaatgttacatttttttgttcaaaaATAAATTTGAATTCCTCTTCATGAAAAAATAAGacgtcccctgaaaataagaccccgTGCACTTATTTTTTCAGGGAAACAGTGTATTTGAAAATCGGCAAATATTGTGGGCTGGTAGGATTTGTGTTCCAAGTCCCGCTAGGTTGAATTGGTGATTTTTAGTCGCTTGCCGACCCTGCACAGTCAATACTctcaaaagtaggtggacagtatgtgtaatagggttatgaagggggagatttatcaaacatggtgttaagtgaaatgggctcagtcgcccctagcaaccaatcagattccacctttcattttccaaagagtctgtgaggaataaaaggtgggatctgattggttgctaggggcgactgagccaggttcactttacaccatgttggataaatctccccctccatAACCCTATCacccatactgtccacctacttttggacccccctgtatatactcccctcaTAGAGAACCTTCAAGGGATTT
This sequence is a window from Dendropsophus ebraccatus isolate aDenEbr1 chromosome 15, aDenEbr1.pat, whole genome shotgun sequence. Protein-coding genes within it:
- the TRIM67 gene encoding tripartite motif-containing protein 67 isoform X11, which encodes MEEELKCPVCGSFFREPLILPCSHNICLPCARTIVVQTPESEHLPHAARPMLLMGADYDYPDHLDKMSLHSETDSGYGSYTPSLKSPNGVRVLPPAPAPSLAAAAGASSRGLHGSICSSSSITCPQCHRSASLDERGLRGFQRNRLLETIVQRYQQERGAAQEAQEGENPETSAANAARCQLCDTNPSEAAVMCEQCDVLYCSSCQKKCHPTRGPFAKHRLVPPSQLAPATGASHKPGPPSRKFPTCADHELENYSMYCLNCRTPVCYQCLQEGKHAKHEMKALGIMWKQHKVVWDQINHCTLKLRQSTGLMEYCLEVIKENDPSGFLQISDALIKRVQGSQEQWVKGALEPKVSPEFDLTLDSDPLLQAIHQLDFIQMKLAFFTFDSNTAHRDIVLSNDNMTASCSSYDDRVVLGTAAFSKGVHYWEVQVDRYDNHPDPAFGVARINVVKDMMLGKDDKAWAMYVDNNRSWFMHCNSHTNRTEGGVSKGTVVGILLDLNKHILIFRINGKQQGPVAFENIDGVFMPAISLNRNVQVTLHTGLEVPTILRQTKAVTNL